A window of Drosophila santomea strain STO CAGO 1482 chromosome X, Prin_Dsan_1.1, whole genome shotgun sequence genomic DNA:
aataacaacGTTTTTTCTTTACGTGCACTTTAGCCGTGGGTGAGATTTCGACATTGGTTCGGTTCAAAAATTGCGACATTGTTAATCAACTGTGCGTGTCGCATaagttgcatttgcattcggTCGCTTGGTCGGAATGGATTGCATGCGATTGCCGTTGGGTTGCTGGTGGGTTAAGGCGGGGGCGAGAAAGGGTTAAATTGGGCACTGGGTTGTGTGATTGGTttccatgctccatgctccagACCAACTGACTCAACAGAACCGGCCATCCAAGTGAGTGGAAATTCGCTGTGGCTCATCCGCTAATCATTTGGATTGGGAATTGATTATTCTTGGCCAAGTTTGTAGGTCTTTTTACCGCAGTAAgttgaattgcatttattacTTTCTAATACAAAATCGAAATTTTTATAGCGCTTCATTAGCGGAATTTCAGCTAAGCCTTTTTTGTATCGAATGAGTGATGGTTTTAATTCGAGTTAaagttttctgtgtttttgcgattattttgatcagaacattccaaatatagctccaaatatggaatgtaatacctcgttgagttcgtaataaaatttcctatcgaactgggttttcaaaaagaaaattatatttttttcacttttcttccaatttttgataatgattttttgccgaaaatcgcttttctgttattttgccactataaatatcagtattttgatcagaacattcaaaatatagctccaaatatggaatgtaatacctcgttgagttggtaattaaatttcatatcgaatacattttcatttattttcctaGCGAGTTTTAAGCATTCTGTGCATTTTGGTCGAAATCGGCACTAGGTTTTAACGGCTTAAAATGCAATCTGAACCGGGGGTATGGAAAGGGGtaaagggggaaggggggaaggggaaagggggtAAAGGGCATGGCAGTGATGAAGCTGGCAGAGTGCAAAGGCAGCCAATACAGTTGCATTTAATTGACcagaaaaacagcaaaagaGCTGCGGGGTCAGCCTAATTGAAATTTCATGTTGCAAAAGTAAGTGGGAGGCGTCGGCGGGGGGTGGGGCTTTGGAAGTCAATTGGGGCAAGTGTGAGCTGCCCTTTTGCCGCGATTTGTTATCAAGTGGAGAAGAAATCGCTCAGCTTGGGCATCGCAAAAATGAACCCAATAATGAGCGCTTTAATTGCAATCAATAGAgttctttaaatattattcaaaacCCAGTCGGCCGTGGATTCAATGTCAAATGTCAAGTTCTTAAAGGCAAAAGTTTGGCTCTCCAAAAAAGCAGTATACTTGAACTGAGACGGCATTCGGTTAGATCATCCGTTCTTTCAACTAAATTCGAGTTTTTTGAGAGAAATAGTTATAAATCGAAGGAAGAAAGGATATATCGGCAATGGCCCACATGGAGTACAATCGTCGCGATGCCCAGGCAGAAGGATTGGGattcggtggtggtggcgatGCGGACAACAGTGCACTGATGCGAcgcaccaccgcaccaccgaTGACGGCGGTGCAGCCGCTGCTGGTGGAGCCACCACTGCCACCAGCCCGTTCCATGAGATCATCCAaccagcagcggcagcaggcagTTGCTCGGGATGCGTTGGCCAGTCCAGAGGAGAGCTGTGTGGGATCGGAGTTGGTTCCATGCAGACAAGTGCCAGTCCATGGACGACCCAATCAGCTGGTGCGCTTCTGCCTGCGGGTGGGCTACAATGCGCTGCTGTATCCGTACGAGATGGCCAAGGTGCTCATCCAACTGGGCCATGAGCCGCTCCAGGCGCGACCCTTTCAACTGCGCCTGTTCCAGCGGCGGCCACGCCACTTTCTGCCCAGTGTCCATCGGTATGTGCAGCACATCCAGCAAATGGATGGCTTCACTGGCATATATCGTGGGCTGACCGCTCGCCTGGCCGCCAGCATAGTGGACTATTTACTGGGTGACCTACTGCTGGCTGTCCTGCACTTTGCCCCCTACAAGCGAGGACCCAGGCAGGGATTGGGCCTCAAGGAGCTGTGCTGGAATCTCACGAGGGACAGCTTGCGTCTGGCCACCGCAGTGGCCATATCGCATCCCTTTTACGTGGTCATGGTGCGCCAGATAGCCCAGTTTGTTGGTCGCGAACGCGTCTACGAGGGACTCCTTGGCAGCCTGATGACGGTGGTCCAACAGCAGGGATGTGCTGGACTCTTCGCGGGCATGGTGCCACGCCTACTGGGCGAGTGGAGCGTCCTGGTGGTGACGAGCGTCCTGAGTCACCTTTGCCGTCGCCTCCTGCCGATGAGCCACACCCAGCAGCAGTACAATGCCGTGGTCATCCAGATGCTGGCCAGCCTGGTGGCGTATCCTTTGGAGGTGACCTCCGCCTGCATGGCTGGTGCCGGAGCACCACTGGCCGCCTGTGAGCCGCCAAACATGCCGCTCTACAACCACTGGGTCGACTGCCTCACGGATCTCTATGCCCGCGGTGGCCAAAGCCGTGGAGCCGTGCTCTTCTGGCGCACCATGCCCAGGATCCAGTTGCTGCGCCACAAGGATGCACTCACTGCCAGGACGAGTTAGGTGAATATGGAGAAGAAACTGTAAATAGATGGGAAATGAGGAGTTCAGAGAGGAGGATGAATCAAGCAAAGTGGAGAGTTCAAGGCGAAGAATCGAATGTTGGAGCGGCGAAGAATAGATGATGATATGCAAGATAAATAGAATGAGTTATGAAGAAAAGATACATGGAAGAAACTGAAGGATAGAAACTACAGGATACAAGGATACTTTTGGAACTACAGGATAAAAAGATACTTTTGGAACTACAGGATAAAGGATACTTTTGGATGGTGAAGCAAatttaaagttaataaaattaaCAGGGAACAATGTGGAGTGGGAGGAGCCTAGATATTCCAAAGAATTTTGTTTGAAGAACAGTCAGTATGGAAAGCATAGTACAGAAGAGTCACGAAACTGGAAGATTGTGGATATGTGGATAGCGGAAGAAGTAAAGGCGATCATAGTGTAATGATCATGAGCTtgaagtaataataataataacaattaaatgtAGTTTTCAACCGTTGCACGTTTGCAATTTAGCGTATTATTAGGGCAACAGTCAACAAAGGCAAAGTCAGCCGACATACATTTGGCCCATGAAAAGGACTCAGAAGGATGATGGGCAAACGAGAAGACCCCCAGTTGAGTTGTAGATTTGCACATCCTCTTGCTGTTTTCGCATTCATAAGCTTGCAAAGCTGCAGGGCCGCtctttatctgtatcttttcACTGGTAatgctgctactgctacttTTGCTACTGTTGCTACTGTTGCTACTACTACTGCTGTTTCACCAAATGTCAGCAGAGATTAAGCGACTGAAATCCGGGCAGAATGGAACTAACCAAGGCCAGGACACATGTACGACATTCTATGTACTCCTTAACCCCCATCaacccatatatatatgtatgtgtatatgtagATAGTGTGCACATGCAGTGAGTGTGTACACCCACACAATGAGGCGTAACTGGCAGATGCACGtaatgaaaatatcaaaaatctACAACGAAATGTGCCAACAGGATTTCAGTGGCCAGTGGCGTGCGGCAAGGGGGGTTTGGCGATAAgtggaggggggaggggggttgTGCGATGGCTCAGACACAATTCAGTTTTGGTTCATTTGAATGCGACACATTTGCGGGCCACACTTCGGTGGGCAGAGGGTAGCATTCGGCACTCGCGTCCTTCGCAGGCAAAGTCAAAGCTCAAGTGTCACATTTCAGATATAGTAAGTTATAGTTGTTAAACCATTTGTTTATGCATTCCGCTTAAATAATCAGTTGATAAACCATTTTTTATGCTTTCTACTTAAGTAATCAGTTGATAAACCATTTTTTATGCTTTCTACTTAAGTAATCAGTTGATAAACCATTTTTTATGCTTTCTACTTAAGTAAACAGTTGATAAACCATTTTTTGGTTGTTAAACCTAATCAGTTGTTAAACCCTTTTTTTTCACACCCTTTAAGCACATATTAGCTAGCTGCAGTAGTTTAAATTCTTACTCTCGAGAGGTAAGTAACAAGAAATGCTGTAGATATCATGTACTGGGTATTTGCAAGTCCGTTGAAAATCGACAATCGATTACCTAAATGCCAGTTATGCtcggttgttgctgctgcaagtTGGTCAGGTTCATTTGGGCCAGAGAAATCAAGAGTCAAAAGTTGGACCTCCTACATCTTCCATAAACGTTGCAAAATTACTAGTTATTACatgagcgtgtgtgtgtgtgtgtgtggtttcTGTATGTccttgtgtgagtgtgtatctgtgtgacGATGACAGTGCAGTGGGTATAAGTCGTATCGTCttaataaccaaaaaaaaggcaTCAGCCGTCAGCCTTTGCAGGACTACAAGGACTACGTGTCCTGCAACATTCACGCATGTCTGCATAGaggcatacatatatatttacatacatatgtatatatagatatatatatatagatagggcttcgtgtgtgtgttgggGCAACTGTTGAGCAGAACACGATTCTGTTGTTACTGTCGCCTGGCAAAATGCAATTAGACTAACGATGCAACACAATTTTGTCTTCAGCTTCATAAAGATGCGATGCCCGGGATAAAGGatgaaggacgaaggacgaaggataaAGGAGGCGGCACTATTGGGCGGCCAGTTGACATAGTCATATGGTCAGTGGCAAATCGAGGGCTTGACATAGACTTCCTCGCAAGACAGTCTAAAATTCCAATAACAAGAGcatgaaattaattatgtaaaacCAAACTGCCACAATCAAATGCTACTTCAGTTTTTTATACacgttttgttttcttcatTAATCTATGTAATATTAAATAGAATGTATTCCTTTCCATAAGTGCAGTACATAAATTGCCAATTGTTTTCGCACAAACCTCGCACACTGAGCTGCAATTTCGTGTTTCAATTTTTGCTCATCTGTGTCTATGTCTCTATGTGTAGCGGAAATGCTGAACAAAGTCATGCATTTGCATGGATAACTTGGGGCTTTGTCTTGGGCTCAACTCGCAAAGCTGCTGGTTTCTGGGCACAGAAGTAATTGCCCAGAGTTCGGGCCTAATTAACATTAATATCGAGTCCATTATTAAGTcaattatgaattattattGCTATCAGATCAAATTAAAGCCACATCTGTATCCGTTTCCAAAACGATATGtatattgtacatatatatttatatgtccATGTGGGCTGTGTTCTAAGGGCGGGAataggaaaatgaaaattggaGGGTAAATGTCATAATTAACACTAGCCACTAAGTGCCAATGTATGGGTTATTCATTGTTATTAATAGTCCGACATGTTCCCCTAAATGCAATCTCTTTGCAATGACGCCTCTGATATGTTTAAACCCCACATAATGTTTCATTACAGATGGGATATTAGTtgatttaatatatattatatgtatttctttGGAGTCCTTTAGTTTGAAATGTTTGATATGTGATTTAAAGCGGTTTCAGGGCTGGGAACACGGTGTGTTCTCACTGCATTGACAGGAAGTGCCGGTGGGGAAGCACGCGTTTCCCGGCGGTTCACAAatatattacgcatacgccgcatcGGCTTCCGACTtccgacaacaacaacaacaacaacaatgtcGTTTCAACGGCGGTTTCAATTTTATAACGTTAAACCAATTAACAGGTTttgcacacagacacacgcatTCATGAGGTGTTAATCGACGTCATTCTGATGTAAAACGCGATGAGAagcaatatatattttatgggtTGCGTAATTAAcgggcaacaacaataacacacactcacccacacacacacacacaggttAATGAGGCTCCATTGATTATGCATACGCGTTTTGCGGGTGCGGAATGTGTGCGCTTGTGTGGGTGCAAGGGGGGTGTGGGTTACAagggaagggggaagggggaaaggggggcGAGTGGCGGCTTCCCacatcaaattaaaatgttacaTATGCTAATGAAATCAGCCAAAATGATGAGCAATTATGAATAGCTTAATGGGATTGCCGATGACTGGCATTGGTTTCGCTTCCTCGATTTTCCTTTGTTTACTCAACTCGTCCTTTGAGTCCTTTTCCCCTTTGAGTTTGGCGATGGAGCGTATTTTTGCAATCAGCTTTTTACGTAATAAAGtattaatttctattattttagACTATTGTTTAGGGACTCAATATAAGATTACTTCATGctatttttgtatgttttaatgtattataatattaatgCTATTGTCCGAAGATTAAATATATTGATGCTATTTTTTAAGCATTAAATATACTTTACTATTGTATGctttttttaagtattaaatatattactatttgatgttattatttaaggattaaatatattatatatagatattattatattatattattattatatagatatataaatatatcatactattatataatttatgcTTTTTTTAAGGGTTTTAATATATTGTACTATTTGATGCTTAAATATATGatgattaaatatattatactCTTTGATGCTGTTTTGTAAGGATTTAATatgatttaatatatttaccaTGTTTATTAAGGATTAATGTATTTTACTATTTACTTTATGcaattttttaagtatttaatcTCCATTGAACTCAGTGTGTAAAAGCGTGTTTTTTTCAACTGCAGCATGTGAAATTATTCCGTTTGTTTGTCGTACACACTTTCACCACTGATTCCACGCTTAAAGCAAATTTTTGGACATGCTGCTTTTTATGCGGGAGGGAGAGGGGTGGGGGGGAGCAGGCAGGTGAGCAGCCAGGTGTAAATTACAAAACTTGTAAGATTTTCCCTGGCATTTCCTCTGCGGGCGGGGAgttgctgatgatgatgatggcacTCCCGACAATCCTGGCACGACTGTCGTCATAGCTGGCTGCCCCGGATCTCGACTCGAACGTAATGCCAACAATTACGCAGCTGAATATTTTATGAGCCAAGCAGattaatatgaatattttattatcattttagATTCCTTATTTCCCTTCCAACGCACACCCCCTCCCCTGCCCAAAGAGCCACAGAGCCAAAGAGCAAGGAGGCGTGGTCCGAAACCAAAAGGAAGGACCAAGGCAAAGTCAACTCGGAAATATGCTTTGTTTGGGTTTTCCTCTGGCAGGACATGCCGATCCAGATGGAGCTACTTGCAGTGTTATTACACATGCAGCCTGTTGCAGTATTCCAAATTCCAAATTGAAGTATATGCAACATACATTAACAAGGTTTTCCTAATCTAATTGTAGGCTTCTCGAACTTAATTGTTTAAATCTTCTGGTTGTATCTTTTCTTCTGTGCCAACAAGCATACTGTAAGATTAACCAATTTTATAGTTGTCTTAATTTTAcctatattttgtataatattcCACGAAGTATGTACAGTATTTAATGACTACAGAGCATTAAATTTTCGACTTTCTCTTGAAGGAACTTAATTTTTAGCTGCCTTGGCTGACTTGCTTGATGCTGGCACAGTTTTTTGCACCTTGGCAGACGAAAATGTTTGTGCCGGCCCCTTGccaatggcaaacaaaaaagtgtGCAAGGAAAACGAATAAATGAAAA
This region includes:
- the LOC120457024 gene encoding mitochondrial carrier homolog 2 translates to MAHMEYNRRDAQAEGLGFGGGGDADNSALMRRTTAPPMTAVQPLLVEPPLPPARSMRSSNQQRQQAVARDALASPEESCVGSELVPCRQVPVHGRPNQLVRFCLRVGYNALLYPYEMAKVLIQLGHEPLQARPFQLRLFQRRPRHFLPSVHRYVQHIQQMDGFTGIYRGLTARLAASIVDYLLGDLLLAVLHFAPYKRGPRQGLGLKELCWNLTRDSLRLATAVAISHPFYVVMVRQIAQFVGRERVYEGLLGSLMTVVQQQGCAGLFAGMVPRLLGEWSVLVVTSVLSHLCRRLLPMSHTQQQYNAVVIQMLASLVAYPLEVTSACMAGAGAPLAACEPPNMPLYNHWVDCLTDLYARGGQSRGAVLFWRTMPRIQLLRHKDALTARTS